The following are encoded together in the Egibacteraceae bacterium genome:
- the icd gene encoding NADP-dependent isocitrate dehydrogenase: MAEQITRGPEGLTVPDEPIVPFIEGDGIGPDIWAAAVRVFDAAVEQAYGGARRISWTEVLAGQKAYDETGEWLPEATVEAFRRYLIGIKGPLTTPVGEGFRSLNVALRQILDLYVCLRPVRWFTGVPSPVKHPEKVDMVIFRENTEDVYAGKELQEGTDEAKRLIAFLHEQYGWDIRPDSGLGIKPISEMGSKRLIRAAITYALEHDRRNVALVHKGNIMKYTEGAFRSWGYELVREEFADVAVSWEDSGGRPGDRLLVQDVIADAMLQQVLTRPDEYDVIATMNLNGDYLSDALAAQVGGIGIAPGGNINYETGHSIFEATHGTAPKYAGQDKVNPGSVILSGEMMLRRLGWDEAADRVITGLEAAIADKVVTYDFERQMQGATLVKTSEFADAMVERMG, from the coding sequence ATGGCCGAGCAGATCACCCGGGGTCCCGAGGGGCTCACCGTGCCCGACGAGCCGATCGTCCCGTTCATCGAGGGCGATGGCATCGGTCCCGACATCTGGGCGGCCGCGGTGCGCGTGTTCGACGCCGCCGTCGAACAGGCCTACGGCGGGGCACGGCGGATCTCGTGGACCGAGGTCCTCGCCGGCCAGAAGGCCTACGACGAGACGGGTGAGTGGCTCCCGGAAGCGACCGTCGAGGCCTTCCGCCGCTACCTCATCGGGATCAAGGGGCCGCTCACGACCCCGGTCGGGGAGGGGTTTCGCAGCCTCAACGTGGCACTGCGTCAGATCCTCGACCTGTATGTGTGCCTGCGGCCGGTACGCTGGTTCACCGGCGTCCCGAGTCCGGTGAAGCATCCCGAGAAGGTCGACATGGTGATCTTCCGGGAGAACACCGAGGACGTGTACGCGGGCAAGGAGCTGCAGGAGGGCACCGACGAGGCCAAGCGCCTGATCGCGTTCCTCCACGAGCAGTACGGCTGGGACATCCGGCCCGACTCGGGCCTCGGCATCAAGCCGATCAGCGAGATGGGCTCCAAGCGGCTGATCCGTGCGGCGATCACCTACGCCTTGGAGCACGACCGCCGCAACGTCGCGCTCGTCCACAAGGGCAACATCATGAAGTACACCGAGGGCGCGTTCAGGTCCTGGGGCTACGAGCTGGTCCGCGAGGAGTTCGCCGACGTGGCTGTGAGCTGGGAGGACTCCGGCGGCAGACCCGGCGACCGGTTGCTGGTGCAGGACGTCATCGCCGACGCGATGCTGCAGCAGGTGCTGACCCGCCCCGACGAGTACGACGTCATCGCCACCATGAACCTGAACGGCGACTACCTGTCCGATGCGCTGGCGGCGCAGGTGGGTGGGATCGGCATCGCCCCCGGCGGCAACATCAACTACGAGACGGGCCACTCCATCTTCGAGGCGACCCACGGCACCGCCCCCAAGTACGCCGGCCAGGACAAGGTCAACCCCGGGTCGGTGATCCTGTCGGGTGAGATGATGCTGCGGCGCCTCGGCTGGGACGAGGCGGCGGACCGCGTGATCACCGGCTTGGAGGCGGCCATCGCCGACAAGGTGGTCACCTACGACTTCGAACGCCAGATGCAGGGCGCCACGCTGGTCAAGACCAGCGAGTTCGCCGACGCCATGGTCGAGCGGATGGGCTAG
- a CDS encoding HEAT repeat domain-containing protein, which translates to MTEGATYLDRPVAHWATLLGSDDALDRRLGAHALGEIGPGAHDQVGGLAVALADPVPFVRVWAAAGLARVDPQHSAVIPALVEATGAEQAFVRSLAAWTLGRLGRERGGSEPALAALRRLRADDDPSVRAEAELALVRVTPHP; encoded by the coding sequence GTGACCGAGGGGGCCACCTACCTGGACCGACCGGTGGCGCACTGGGCGACGCTGCTCGGCAGTGACGATGCCCTCGACCGGCGGCTGGGCGCCCATGCGCTCGGCGAGATTGGTCCGGGCGCGCACGACCAGGTCGGCGGGCTGGCCGTCGCGCTGGCCGATCCCGTCCCGTTCGTGCGCGTGTGGGCCGCGGCCGGGCTGGCTCGGGTCGACCCGCAGCACAGCGCGGTGATTCCCGCGCTGGTGGAGGCGACCGGCGCGGAGCAGGCCTTCGTGCGCAGCCTCGCCGCATGGACGCTCGGACGGCTCGGTCGCGAGCGCGGCGGCTCCGAGCCCGCCCTCGCCGCCTTGCGGCGCCTGCGAGCCGACGACGACCCGAGTGTCCGCGCCGAAGCCGAGCTTGCCCTCGTCCGCGTCACCCCCCACCCCTGA
- a CDS encoding AarF/ABC1/UbiB kinase family protein, with amino-acid sequence MPDQQPPRRRSPPADLGGRAQRGARLAKLSASTSAGYLASRVRGLRDSDLADQRFHTETAAKVVELLGTMKGAAMKVGQIASFVDLDLPPEAQATYHEALSTLRDAAPPMEPERIAEVITVEFGAPPDEVFASWDPVPLASASIGQVHRARLPDGTEVVTKVQYPGVAEAVEGDLANAEAFAPMARMISPNLEIRPLMEEMRERLVDELDYQREAEYQSAFHARYDGHPFIVVPAVYPDYCRPRVLTSQYIAGLDFSTMLGSADKAERQRYGEIIYRFVFGSLNRFRLFNADPHPGNYVFPGDGKVAFLDFGSVKLFSRDVRAVIQAQLRAVMAHDTDALVQALAQAGFLPPGHRFDEHKLMAWFRFFNEPIVDDREWSYTPEFAREVIRATTDPRAGYVDLLRKLNLPADYLLLNRIQWGVNSILGRLQARANWHRIALEFCDGAPPETALGREEEAFLHGSPYLA; translated from the coding sequence ATGCCCGACCAGCAACCGCCCCGCCGCCGGTCGCCCCCAGCGGACCTCGGCGGGCGCGCCCAGCGCGGTGCCAGGCTGGCGAAGCTGTCGGCCTCGACCAGCGCCGGGTACCTCGCCTCACGGGTGCGGGGCCTGCGCGACAGCGACCTCGCCGACCAGCGGTTCCATACGGAGACGGCGGCCAAGGTCGTCGAGCTGCTCGGGACGATGAAGGGCGCGGCCATGAAGGTCGGGCAGATCGCGAGCTTCGTCGACCTCGACCTGCCCCCCGAGGCGCAGGCGACCTACCACGAGGCGCTGTCCACGCTGCGTGACGCGGCGCCCCCGATGGAACCCGAGCGCATCGCCGAGGTCATCACCGTCGAGTTCGGCGCCCCACCCGATGAGGTCTTCGCGTCCTGGGACCCGGTCCCCCTGGCCAGCGCGAGCATCGGTCAGGTCCATCGGGCACGCCTGCCCGACGGCACCGAGGTCGTGACGAAGGTCCAGTACCCGGGGGTCGCCGAGGCCGTCGAAGGCGACTTGGCCAACGCCGAGGCTTTCGCGCCGATGGCGAGGATGATCTCCCCCAACCTGGAGATCCGTCCCCTGATGGAGGAGATGCGCGAGCGACTGGTCGACGAGTTGGACTACCAGCGCGAGGCCGAGTACCAGTCGGCCTTCCACGCCCGTTACGACGGGCACCCGTTCATCGTCGTGCCCGCCGTGTACCCCGACTACTGCCGACCGCGGGTCCTCACCAGCCAGTACATCGCCGGGCTGGACTTCTCGACGATGCTCGGGAGCGCCGACAAGGCCGAACGCCAGCGCTACGGCGAGATCATCTACCGGTTCGTCTTCGGCTCGCTGAACCGCTTCCGGCTGTTCAACGCCGACCCCCATCCGGGCAACTACGTCTTCCCGGGTGACGGGAAGGTGGCGTTCCTCGACTTCGGCAGCGTCAAGCTCTTCTCCCGGGACGTTCGGGCGGTCATCCAGGCCCAGCTGCGGGCCGTGATGGCCCACGACACCGACGCGCTGGTGCAGGCCCTGGCCCAAGCGGGCTTCCTGCCGCCGGGCCACCGCTTCGACGAGCACAAGCTGATGGCGTGGTTCCGCTTCTTCAACGAGCCCATCGTGGACGACCGGGAGTGGTCGTACACCCCCGAGTTCGCCCGCGAGGTGATCCGGGCCACCACCGACCCCCGGGCCGGCTACGTCGACCTGTTGCGCAAGCTGAACCTGCCGGCCGACTACCTGCTGCTGAACCGTATCCAGTGGGGGGTCAACTCCATCCTGGGGCGTCTGCAGGCGCGGGCCAACTGGCACCGCATCGCCCTGGAGTTCTGCGATGGTGCCCCTCCCGAGACCGCACTCGGCCGCGAGGAGGAGGCGTTCCTCCACGGCTCCCCCTACCTCGCCTGA
- a CDS encoding LemA family protein — protein MGPGSIAVAAVAAVGLVVLLMYNRLVRLRNRVQSAQADLEVQLARRHDLIPNLVETVSAYARHERATLEEITSARAQGVAARTASEEAAADEQVTAALGRVMAVAEAYPDLKADERFRALHDELVATENKLAFSRQLYNDTVQSLRDATQSVPGVWLAGPLGFEEPPFFAARSDERGVIDARFEE, from the coding sequence GTGGGCCCCGGGAGCATCGCCGTCGCCGCCGTCGCCGCGGTCGGGCTTGTGGTGCTGCTCATGTACAACCGCCTCGTCCGCCTGCGCAACCGGGTGCAGAGCGCCCAGGCCGACCTGGAGGTGCAGCTCGCCCGCCGCCACGACCTCATCCCCAACCTGGTGGAGACGGTCTCCGCGTACGCGCGCCACGAGCGTGCCACCCTCGAGGAGATCACGTCGGCCCGCGCCCAGGGGGTCGCCGCCCGCACCGCTTCCGAGGAGGCCGCCGCCGACGAGCAGGTCACCGCCGCGCTCGGGCGGGTCATGGCGGTGGCCGAGGCGTATCCCGACCTGAAGGCCGACGAGCGCTTCCGGGCGCTGCACGACGAGCTCGTCGCCACGGAGAACAAGCTGGCCTTCAGCCGCCAGCTCTACAACGACACCGTGCAGTCGCTGCGCGACGCCACGCAGTCCGTGCCGGGCGTGTGGCTCGCCGGCCCCCTCGGGTTCGAGGAACCCCCGTTCTTCGCCGCCAGGTCCGACGAGCGCGGGGTCATCGACGCCCGCTTCGAGGAGTGA
- a CDS encoding SaoD/DsrE family protein, translating into MKVAYVFSTSGHTASYKLGKMILPQLEDDRHGVEVVGMMFFDDNNYVLRAGDPVGERLAKVAADTGMLLMMCDRCALERGLAQGEVGDCKVAGTVAGVQVGCFPDLYAALAANPPDHVITL; encoded by the coding sequence ATGAAGGTCGCCTACGTGTTCTCGACGTCCGGGCACACCGCCAGCTACAAGCTCGGCAAGATGATCCTGCCGCAGCTGGAGGACGACCGGCACGGCGTCGAGGTCGTCGGGATGATGTTCTTCGACGACAACAACTACGTGCTGCGCGCCGGTGACCCGGTGGGCGAGCGCTTGGCGAAGGTCGCCGCCGACACCGGCATGCTGCTCATGATGTGCGACCGCTGCGCGCTGGAGCGCGGGCTGGCGCAGGGCGAGGTCGGCGACTGCAAGGTGGCGGGCACCGTCGCCGGCGTGCAGGTCGGGTGCTTCCCGGATCTCTACGCCGCCCTGGCGGCCAACCCCCCCGACCACGTCATCACCCTGTAG
- a CDS encoding class I SAM-dependent methyltransferase, whose translation MGSTRVIPAERGDLVGDGLLHCTIHKREEIDTAMMSAGDWDARYRDAELLWTAEPNRFVAAELDGIAPGRALDVAAGEGRNAVWLAERGWTVTAVDFSPVALDKGRALARARGVEVHWLVEDVTVWQPAPAAFDAVVVAYLHLPATPLARAMRAAAGAVAPGGLLVAVGHDRDNAGHGYGGPPDPSILWDAGTLVQWLPGLVVERADQVTREVDTEEGARTAIDSLVRCRREPGPALAAPA comes from the coding sequence TTGGGTTCGACCAGGGTCATACCTGCCGAACGCGGCGATCTCGTCGGCGACGGACTCCTACACTGCACCATCCACAAGCGTGAGGAGATCGACACAGCGATGATGAGCGCCGGGGACTGGGACGCCCGCTACCGTGACGCGGAGCTGCTCTGGACGGCCGAGCCCAACCGCTTCGTCGCTGCCGAGCTCGACGGTATCGCCCCGGGCCGTGCGCTCGACGTCGCGGCGGGCGAGGGGCGCAACGCCGTCTGGTTGGCCGAGCGCGGATGGACGGTCACCGCGGTGGACTTCTCCCCCGTCGCACTGGACAAGGGCCGGGCGCTGGCACGTGCCCGCGGTGTCGAGGTCCATTGGCTGGTCGAGGACGTGACCGTCTGGCAGCCGGCACCGGCGGCTTTCGACGCCGTGGTCGTCGCCTACCTGCACCTGCCAGCAACGCCCCTGGCCCGCGCAATGCGAGCCGCGGCAGGGGCCGTGGCTCCGGGCGGCTTGCTCGTAGCCGTTGGTCATGACCGCGACAACGCCGGGCACGGATACGGCGGGCCCCCGGACCCCTCGATCCTGTGGGACGCGGGAACCCTCGTGCAGTGGCTGCCCGGTCTGGTGGTCGAGCGCGCCGACCAGGTCACCCGCGAGGTCGACACCGAGGAGGGGGCGCGCACGGCGATCGACTCCCTCGTGCGGTGCCGCCGCGAGCCCGGCCCGGCACTGGCTGCCCCCGCCTAG
- a CDS encoding CUAEP/CCAEP-tail radical SAM protein → MRVLLISTYEMGHQPVHLASPAAALRAAGHDVACLDLSVQPWDPDAVAAADAIAFSVPMHTAMRLALRAAAQVRTLRPGVPVCFYGLYAPVSRDTTVGRLVDHVFAGEYEPALLAWAGGAGVQPTVQLGRGRGVFQVPARDLLPPLEHYAHLAIDGEERLVGCVEATHGCKHVCRHCPVPTVYGGAFRVVDEQVVAADIDQLVAAGARHITFADPDFLNGPSHAMRVVRTLHARHPGVTFDCTVKAEHILDHEDLWPELAAAGCLFVVCAIELVNDRLLALLDKGHTAAQAGAAVHLLRRHGIELRPSFLPFTPWTRVGDVADILDFVIVHDLIANVDPVQYSIRLLLPEGSLLLDRPELLPHLGPYDPERLTYTWTPADPATDALQAELAALAEAGATRGEPAGATFLAMNAAVRRAAGEPEPEAIPAGATDGRPRLTEPWFC, encoded by the coding sequence GTGCGCGTCCTGCTGATCTCCACCTACGAGATGGGCCACCAGCCGGTCCACCTCGCGTCACCCGCCGCCGCGCTGCGCGCCGCCGGGCACGACGTGGCGTGCCTGGACCTGTCGGTGCAGCCGTGGGACCCCGACGCCGTCGCCGCCGCCGACGCGATCGCGTTCAGCGTGCCCATGCACACCGCGATGCGCCTGGCGCTGCGCGCCGCCGCACAGGTCCGCACACTGCGCCCGGGGGTGCCCGTGTGCTTCTACGGCCTCTACGCCCCGGTCAGCCGGGACACCACCGTCGGGCGCCTGGTCGACCACGTCTTCGCCGGCGAGTACGAGCCCGCGCTCCTGGCGTGGGCCGGCGGCGCTGGCGTGCAGCCGACCGTGCAGCTCGGCCGCGGGCGCGGGGTGTTCCAGGTCCCGGCCCGGGACCTGCTGCCGCCCCTGGAGCACTACGCGCACCTGGCGATCGACGGCGAGGAGCGCCTCGTCGGCTGCGTCGAGGCCACCCACGGGTGCAAGCACGTGTGCCGGCACTGCCCGGTGCCGACCGTGTACGGCGGGGCCTTCCGGGTGGTGGACGAGCAGGTCGTCGCCGCCGACATCGACCAGCTGGTCGCCGCCGGCGCCCGCCACATCACCTTCGCCGATCCCGACTTCCTGAACGGGCCGTCCCATGCCATGCGGGTGGTGCGCACCCTGCACGCCCGCCATCCCGGCGTCACGTTCGACTGCACGGTCAAGGCCGAGCACATCCTCGACCACGAGGACCTCTGGCCCGAGCTGGCCGCGGCAGGGTGCCTGTTCGTCGTGTGCGCGATCGAGCTGGTCAACGACCGGCTGCTCGCGCTGCTCGACAAGGGCCACACCGCCGCACAGGCGGGCGCGGCCGTGCACCTGCTGCGCCGCCACGGCATCGAGCTGCGGCCGTCGTTCCTGCCCTTCACGCCCTGGACGAGGGTGGGCGATGTCGCGGACATCCTCGACTTCGTGATCGTCCACGATCTGATCGCCAACGTCGACCCGGTGCAGTACTCGATCCGGCTGCTGCTGCCCGAAGGCTCCCTGCTGCTGGACCGGCCCGAGCTGCTCCCCCACCTGGGGCCCTACGACCCGGAGCGGCTGACGTACACGTGGACCCCGGCAGACCCGGCCACCGACGCGCTGCAGGCGGAGCTTGCCGCGCTGGCCGAGGCCGGCGCCACGCGGGGCGAGCCCGCGGGAGCCACCTTCCTGGCCATGAACGCCGCGGTTCGCCGCGCGGCGGGGGAGCCCGAGCCGGAGGCGATCCCGGCCGGGGCCACCGACGGGCGGCCGCGGCTCACCGAGCCGTGGTTCTGCTGA
- a CDS encoding oxygenase MpaB family protein, protein MDKFRILDLVQSLDVERDHQRIVRLSAAWDFPWDTTRALEMALFRTYAVPSIGGLLARTGELTRSAQRRYDDTKLMIAEFVEWGYDSPRGSAALERMNTIHRRFQISDDDLRYVLSTFVAEPIRWNERFGWRPASRIERQAGYVFWREVGQRMGITAIPGDLDGLLAFNAAYESDRFRYSRGGAAVARATRDLFLSWYLPRGLWPLGAHAIYALLDEPLLDAFAFPHPTPAQRRLVEGTLRTRARAVRALPARRRPFWHTDRPTPSYPAGYRIRELGPAPRPPTLSDRRPLVGTG, encoded by the coding sequence ATGGACAAGTTCCGCATCCTCGACCTGGTCCAGTCGCTCGACGTCGAGCGTGACCACCAGCGCATCGTGCGGCTCAGCGCGGCGTGGGACTTCCCGTGGGATACGACCAGGGCCCTGGAGATGGCGCTGTTCCGCACCTATGCCGTGCCGAGCATCGGTGGGCTGCTCGCCCGGACCGGTGAGCTGACCCGGTCGGCGCAGCGGCGCTACGACGACACCAAGCTGATGATCGCCGAGTTCGTCGAATGGGGCTACGACTCGCCGCGGGGCTCGGCCGCGCTCGAGCGCATGAACACCATCCACCGGCGCTTCCAGATCTCCGACGACGACCTGCGCTACGTCCTGTCGACGTTCGTCGCGGAGCCGATCCGATGGAACGAGCGGTTCGGATGGCGCCCGGCCAGCCGCATCGAGCGCCAGGCCGGATACGTGTTCTGGCGCGAGGTCGGACAGCGCATGGGTATCACCGCCATCCCCGGCGACCTCGACGGGCTCCTCGCCTTCAACGCCGCGTACGAGTCGGACCGGTTTCGCTACAGCCGGGGTGGCGCGGCGGTGGCGCGTGCCACCCGTGACCTGTTCCTGTCCTGGTACCTGCCGAGGGGGCTGTGGCCGCTCGGCGCCCACGCCATCTACGCGCTGCTCGACGAGCCGTTGCTGGACGCTTTCGCCTTCCCGCACCCGACACCCGCGCAGCGACGGCTGGTGGAGGGCACCCTGCGCACGAGGGCGCGGGCGGTGCGGGCGCTTCCGGCGCGGCGGCGCCCGTTCTGGCACACCGACCGGCCCACGCCGTCCTACCCCGCCGGCTACCGCATCCGCGAGCTCGGACCCGCGCCGCGACCGCCGACGTTGAGCGACCGCCGACCTCTGGTCGGGACGGGGTAG
- a CDS encoding M48 family metallopeptidase: protein MLYDQLSRNRWMTVVLFVGFTVLVVGLALALEVLFLGGGGGAAYIAIAVIVGVLIFSWFAADRAVLSALRARAPNPAVPEERTLPDIIEGLALAAGLPMPAVYVIDDPAPNAFATGRSPDKGVVAFTTGLLQKMNRQQVEAVAAHELSHIGNRDSLIGVVAAVLVGVILVVCRVALRLLFFGGGRRRGGGRGGGGGPIMLLGLAVLILAPIFALLLRFAISRRRESHADVNAVRLTRNPEAMISALEVLDADHTSVDFAHGFAAHLWIEEPSDKEPGWITKMFSTHPPVPDRIEALRAIAGDSRYR from the coding sequence GTGCTCTACGACCAGCTGTCCCGCAACCGGTGGATGACCGTCGTGCTCTTCGTGGGGTTCACCGTCCTGGTGGTCGGGTTGGCGCTGGCGCTCGAGGTGCTGTTTCTCGGGGGCGGCGGTGGCGCGGCCTACATCGCGATCGCCGTCATCGTCGGGGTGCTGATCTTCTCGTGGTTCGCTGCGGACCGCGCGGTGCTGTCGGCGCTGCGCGCACGAGCCCCGAACCCCGCGGTCCCCGAGGAGCGCACCCTGCCCGACATCATCGAGGGCCTCGCCCTGGCCGCGGGGCTGCCCATGCCCGCGGTCTACGTGATCGACGACCCCGCCCCGAACGCGTTCGCGACGGGGCGCAGCCCTGACAAGGGTGTGGTGGCCTTCACCACGGGGCTGCTGCAGAAGATGAACCGCCAGCAGGTCGAGGCCGTGGCCGCCCACGAGCTGTCCCACATCGGCAACCGTGACTCGCTGATCGGCGTGGTGGCGGCGGTGCTCGTGGGCGTCATCCTGGTGGTCTGCCGCGTGGCCCTGCGGCTGCTTTTCTTCGGCGGTGGACGGCGCCGGGGCGGCGGTCGAGGTGGTGGCGGCGGGCCGATCATGCTGCTCGGCCTGGCCGTGCTGATCCTGGCTCCGATCTTCGCGCTGCTGCTGCGCTTCGCGATCTCGCGCCGCCGCGAGTCCCACGCCGACGTCAACGCCGTGCGCCTCACCCGCAACCCGGAGGCGATGATCAGCGCGCTGGAGGTCCTCGACGCCGACCACACGAGCGTGGACTTCGCCCACGGGTTCGCCGCCCACCTGTGGATCGAGGAGCCCAGCGACAAGGAGCCGGGGTGGATCACCAAGATGTTCTCCACGCACCCGCCTGTTCCCGACCGCATCGAGGCGCTGCGCGCCATCGCCGGGGACTCCCGCTACCGCTGA
- a CDS encoding DUF5701 family protein, protein MVLVEHGLPNLVGLADDAFTEAVETLRPALRDCMSDDPTQGRAPFVLVASGGPVTDMAAVEQQVPLLRLAGGSVPGVLDRNHGEQGLAPYRPIDEVGSPPAPVYALVDVDRGEEVRGVPPRDALPMILERGRSPLTIAEGIAFVLLYPQVLEKNACFMLSGSRHGDRRVPALWISGKAPKLGWCWDGNPHDWLGVANAETRMAAGGGGERPAPARV, encoded by the coding sequence GTGGTGCTCGTGGAGCATGGACTGCCGAATCTCGTCGGACTCGCAGACGACGCATTCACCGAGGCCGTTGAGACGCTTCGGCCGGCGTTGCGGGACTGTATGAGCGACGATCCGACGCAGGGGCGCGCCCCTTTCGTCCTCGTGGCCTCCGGCGGCCCTGTGACCGACATGGCCGCGGTCGAGCAGCAGGTGCCGCTGCTGCGCCTCGCTGGGGGATCGGTTCCGGGCGTGCTGGACCGCAACCACGGCGAGCAGGGCCTGGCCCCGTATCGCCCGATCGATGAGGTGGGTTCCCCACCCGCGCCGGTCTATGCCCTGGTCGATGTCGATCGCGGCGAGGAGGTCCGCGGTGTGCCCCCTCGAGACGCGCTGCCGATGATCTTGGAGCGGGGCCGTAGCCCGCTGACCATTGCGGAGGGTATCGCCTTCGTGCTGCTCTACCCCCAGGTCCTCGAGAAGAACGCGTGCTTCATGCTGTCCGGCTCGCGTCACGGCGACCGGCGCGTACCGGCTCTATGGATCTCAGGGAAGGCTCCGAAGCTGGGGTGGTGCTGGGACGGCAACCCGCACGACTGGCTCGGCGTCGCCAACGCCGAGACGCGCATGGCGGCCGGCGGAGGGGGTGAGCGACCGGCGCCGGCCCGGGTCTGA
- a CDS encoding glycoside hydrolase family 15 protein, producing the protein MTDTHAAAGRGPAPDGADKPIENYAVIGDMHTVALVGMDGSIDWCCLPRFDSPSVFAAILDHDRGGYFKLASVQPGRNKQMYLPDTNVLITRFLSADGVGEVVDFMPVEDDPAEKVHQIVRVAKAIRGTVRFRLECVPAFDFARRPHTVALEGRGAVFEAGEDRMALISRFPLARNGDGVAVEFTLTAGESTTFVFRQMEPGAHTDLLEARLVGEDLLRRTVRFWNDWLAGSHYTGRWREMVHRSVLALKLLTYRPTGAIVAAPTTSLPEEIGGVRNWDYRYTWIRDAAFTLNAFMRLGFTEEAACFMEWLEGRAAEGAANGPLQIMYRIDGGHDIPEQTLDHLDGYRGSQPVRVGNAAAQQMQLDIYGELLDSVYLYDQHAAPISYDLWLHLRRMLEWVADNWERTDEGIWEVRGGQQQFVFSKVQCWVALDRGLRLAANRSLPIDHARMVAERDRIYETVMDKGYDLTHRSFVQYFGTDALDASNLLMPLLRFVSPTDRRMTGTLERTMRELVSDSLVYRYEIGRGAGDGLTGEEGTFNICTFWLVEALARSGQVEEARFIFEKMLTYANHVGLFAEETGPMGEALGNFPQAFTHLGLISAAFALNEALEAQP; encoded by the coding sequence GTGACGGACACGCATGCAGCGGCGGGGCGCGGGCCTGCCCCCGATGGTGCCGACAAGCCCATCGAGAACTACGCGGTGATCGGCGACATGCACACCGTCGCCCTGGTGGGCATGGACGGCTCGATCGACTGGTGCTGCCTGCCCCGCTTCGACTCACCCAGCGTCTTCGCGGCCATCCTCGACCACGACCGGGGCGGGTACTTCAAGCTGGCGAGCGTGCAGCCCGGGCGCAACAAGCAGATGTACCTGCCGGACACGAACGTGCTGATCACGCGGTTCCTCTCCGCCGACGGGGTCGGGGAGGTTGTCGACTTCATGCCCGTCGAGGACGACCCGGCCGAGAAGGTCCACCAGATCGTACGGGTGGCCAAGGCCATCCGCGGCACCGTGCGGTTCCGGCTGGAGTGCGTCCCCGCCTTCGACTTCGCGCGCCGGCCCCACACGGTCGCGCTCGAGGGCCGGGGCGCGGTGTTCGAGGCCGGGGAAGACCGCATGGCGCTGATCAGCCGGTTCCCGCTGGCGCGCAACGGCGACGGCGTCGCCGTCGAGTTCACCCTCACCGCGGGGGAGTCCACGACCTTCGTGTTCCGCCAGATGGAGCCCGGTGCACACACCGACCTGCTGGAGGCGCGGCTCGTCGGTGAGGACCTGCTGCGGCGCACCGTGCGCTTCTGGAACGACTGGCTGGCGGGCAGCCACTACACGGGCCGCTGGCGCGAGATGGTGCATCGCTCCGTGCTGGCGCTGAAGCTGCTGACCTACCGCCCGACCGGGGCGATCGTCGCGGCTCCGACCACGAGCCTGCCCGAGGAGATCGGCGGGGTCCGCAACTGGGACTACCGCTACACGTGGATCCGCGACGCCGCGTTCACCCTGAACGCGTTCATGCGGCTGGGCTTCACCGAGGAGGCCGCCTGCTTCATGGAGTGGCTCGAGGGGCGGGCGGCGGAGGGTGCGGCGAACGGCCCGTTGCAGATCATGTACCGCATCGACGGCGGCCACGACATCCCCGAGCAGACGCTTGACCATCTCGACGGCTACCGCGGATCGCAGCCGGTGCGCGTCGGCAACGCCGCGGCGCAGCAGATGCAGCTGGACATCTACGGCGAGCTGCTCGACTCGGTGTACCTCTACGACCAACACGCCGCGCCGATCTCCTACGACCTGTGGCTGCACCTGCGCCGGATGCTGGAGTGGGTGGCCGACAACTGGGAGCGCACCGACGAGGGCATCTGGGAGGTCCGCGGCGGACAGCAGCAGTTCGTGTTCTCCAAGGTGCAGTGCTGGGTGGCGCTGGACCGCGGCCTGCGGCTCGCGGCCAACCGCAGCCTGCCGATCGACCATGCCCGCATGGTGGCCGAACGCGACCGCATCTACGAGACGGTCATGGACAAGGGCTACGACCTGACGCATCGCAGCTTCGTGCAGTACTTCGGCACGGACGCCCTCGACGCGAGCAACCTGCTCATGCCGCTGCTGCGCTTCGTCTCGCCCACCGACCGGCGCATGACAGGAACGCTCGAGCGAACGATGCGCGAGCTGGTCTCCGACAGCCTCGTCTACCGCTACGAGATCGGCCGGGGCGCCGGGGACGGATTGACCGGCGAGGAAGGCACCTTCAACATCTGCACCTTCTGGCTCGTCGAGGCCCTCGCCCGATCGGGACAGGTGGAGGAGGCGCGCTTCATCTTCGAGAAGATGCTCACCTACGCCAACCACGTCGGGTTGTTCGCCGAGGAGACCGGACCGATGGGCGAGGCGCTGGGCAACTTCCCACAGGCGTTCACCCACCTCGGGCTGATCAGCGCCGCGTTCGCCCTCAACGAGGCGCTGGAGGCGCAGCCGTGA